From the Desulfuromonas sp. genome, one window contains:
- a CDS encoding chemotaxis protein CheW, which produces KVPQTPDYMVGVINLRGSVVPVINMRLKFGMEGIEKTRDSCIVVVEVDVDGEPITVGALADSVKEVMDMNDSQIEPPPKIGTRLNTEFIKGMGNFGDKFVIILDINRVFSADDLEFAREISEETEEAIAS; this is translated from the coding sequence CGAAGGTGCCGCAGACCCCCGACTACATGGTCGGGGTGATCAACCTGCGCGGCAGCGTGGTGCCGGTGATCAACATGCGGTTGAAGTTCGGCATGGAGGGTATTGAAAAGACCCGTGATTCGTGCATCGTCGTGGTCGAGGTCGATGTCGACGGCGAGCCGATTACGGTCGGGGCGCTGGCCGACTCGGTCAAGGAGGTCATGGATATGAACGACAGCCAGATCGAGCCGCCGCCGAAGATCGGGACCAGGCTGAATACCGAGTTCATCAAGGGGATGGGCAACTTCGGCGACAAGTTCGTCATCATCCTCGATATTAACCGGGTGTTCTCGGCCGATGATCTCGAATTCGCCCGGGAGATCAGCGAGGAAACAGAAGAAGCGATCGCTTCATGA